CCCCCTGCCCCCCTCCTTATCCGTACCCCCTGACGCCGCCCTCCCTGCTGCCCCGGTTCTGGAGGGATCCCTGACGGCAGAAGAATTGGTGGTACCGCAATCTCCCCTGGAAGTGCGGATTGAGCGCACCGAAGGTTTGTCTTTACAAGAGGCCCTGGATATCGCCATCGCCCAAAACCCCGCCATTCAACAGGCAGAATTGGCTGTACAACGAGCGGAGGCGGGAATTGCCCAAGCAGAGGCTGCCTATACCCCCACCCTCTCCAGTAGTGCCAACTACCAATACAGCGATGCCCCTTCCCCGGGGGGTGGGCCCAGCCGCGAATCCCACTCCCTCTCGGCGAGCGTGGTGCGGGTGGAGTACACCGCCTTTGACAGTGGCTTGCGGGATCAAAACCTGAAGCTAGCCCAAGAAGCGCTGCGTATTGCCCAGTTGCAACTGCAGCAAACCCTGCAGACAATAAAACAAAGTGTGGCCAATGCCTACTACGATTTACAAAGCTCCGATGCCAGGGTTGCCATCAGCCAAGCTGCCATCGAAAGCTCTGAAGCCACCCTCCGCGATGCCCAAGCCCGAGAACGAGCCGGACTGGGTACCCGCTTCGAGATCCTGCAAGCAGAGACAGAGGTGGCCAACAACCGACAAACCCTGCTGGCGGCCCAAAACACCCAACAACTGAACCGTCGCCGCTTGGCCGAATTGCTCAACTTTCCTAACCCCACCGATGTGGTGGCCAGTGACCGCGTTGAACCGATGGGGGAATGGGATTTGAGTCTAGAAGAAACAATTGTGGCTGCCTTTGCCCAACGGCAGGAATTGGAGATTCAACGGCAACAACTGGAACAAGCCCAAAGCCGTGTACGCTTGGCGCAAGCCAGCAATGGCCCGCGTATTGGCCTGTTTGCCACCCTCGACGCTGCCAACGATTTCAACGCCAGCCGCGACAGTTTCGATGTTGGCTATTCGGCAGGGGCCAATTTCAGCTTTACTTGGTTTGATGGGGGAGAGGCGGAGGCCCAAGCCCGCCAAGCCCAGATTGATGGGCAAGTGGCCGTGAGCAATTTTGTCGGATCCCGCAATGAAATCCAACGGGGGGTAGAAGAAGCCTTTCTCACCCTCAGCTCCAGCCGCGAACAGATCGATTCGGCCAAGGTGGCTATTGCCTCGGCAGAAGAAAGCCTGCGCCTAGCTCGGTTGCGCGTGCAAGCGGGGGTGGGCACCCAAACGGAGGTGATCAACGCCGAGACCGCCCTCACCACCGCTCGCGGCAACCTTTCCAACGCCGTTATTGCCTACAACCGTGCCCTTGTCCAACTGCGGCGGGCCATCGGTACCCTTTGACGGCGACTTAATTGGAGGCTTGACTGAGGTGTTTCTGCAGCCAGGTGCGCAACTGGATCACTGTCAGTCGTGGTGAGGGTTGCGGTAGAGGTTGCTCGGGATCCCCTGCCAGGCTAAGCACCGGAATGGCCAACTGATAGCGTTCCCACCAAGTGGAATTAGTGGTAATGTCGCGGATTTCCAGAGAGGGGATCTCGGGGATTTGCCGCAACTTGTCTGCCAAGCCTTCACAAAGGTGGCAGCCGGGTTTGCTATAGAGAATCAGGGGCGGCCAAGAGGGAGACATGGCTTGCCCTCAACGGGTGACCGCACAGGCCAGGCGACGATGTTGCAGGGAGGGCATCTGCCGCCGCACCGACTGAAGGCGTTCTGGGTCAATTGCGGCGATCGCCGCCCCCGGTTTTTCCCCGCCCGCATCCGCCAAGATCGCCCCCCAGGGATCCAAAATCATGGCATGGCCATGACATTGTCGCCGTTCGTAGTGGTTGCCCACTTGGGCAGGAGCGATCACATAGCAGGTATTCTCGATGGCCCGACATTGCAGCAAAATTTGCCAATGATCTCGCCCGGTGTAGGCGGTAAAGGCCGCTGGGATGAGCAAAATCTGGGCTCCTCGATCCACCAAGGAGCGGTACAGCTCGGGGAAACGCACGTCATAACAGACCGATAAACCGAGGTTCCCCAGAGGCTCTTGCTCGCAGGTCACCAGTTCATCTCCACTCACCACCGTGCTGGATTCGCGATAAGTGTTGCCATCGGGCAAATTGACATCAAACAGATGGATTTTGCGATAGCGGGCCAGTTCTCTGCCATCGGGGTCATAGAGGGCGGCGGTGTTGTAGACCCTGCCCTGGCGATCCGGTACAGGATACCCTCCACCCAAAACAAACACCTGATAGCGCTGGGCCATTTTGCCCAAAAAGGCTTCGGCCCGCTCCGAAATCTCTTGGGCGAGGCGGGTTTTCTCCGCTTCTGGCCCCATAAAGGCGAAGTTTTCCGGCAGTGTCACCAGCTCACAGCCCTGTCGCACCGCAAAATCGATCCACTCTTCCGCTTGCTGCAAATTGCTGGCCAGATCGGGAATGCTGGTCATCTGGATGGCGGCTGCCAGGTAGGGACGCATAGAGAAAACTCCGGAGGATGCTGAGGTGGGATCCCGAGGATCCTAAGAGGCTTAACCAGAGGCTTAACCGACCAAATGCCACCAGCCAAAGGTTGGGCCCACGAATCGTACTACGACCCAAAAGATGGCCAGCAGAATGATGCCCGCCCAGGCTCCACGGGTTGTCCAATCGTAGATCGTGCGCGCTTGCCCTTTGGTGAGGGGAATATCCTTGAGTTGGGGAAATACCAGTTCTTGATCAGGATCCTGGGGATCGCGGTTTTTGCGGCGCTTAGCTTCGCCCATAGGGTTGCCTCCACGTTGCCTACTGCATTGCCAGGGTGGCGACTCCTATCTTAATCGCAAGGGATCCCGAACCTGAGCGCGGGCTGCCAGTAGCGCCTGCAAAGCTTCGGGATCCGACTCCCCCACCTGAAAGACAAACGATCCGCTCACCGGATGGGAATCTGCAGAAATAGCCTGCCAACTGACGATGTAAATCCCCTCCGGGATCTCTTCCGACAAATCCGCCTGTGGCCCATCGCCCGTAGTCAGCAGGTTCTCCAGTTCCAGCGCTTGTCCGGTGGTATCCAAAACCTGCAACTGAGTGATTTGCACTGACTCATTGAACTGCAGCCGCACCTGTGCTGGAGCCTCCTGTAACACTGCCCCATCCGGTGGGAATGTGGAGAGCAAACTGGCATGGGCAAAACTGGGTTGGATCCCTATCAGCCACAGCAACAGACAGAGGATCCCGCTCGCACCAGGGAGACGGAGTCTTTTCAGGACGGACTTGGAGAAATAGGACAAATAGGACATAGTGACCCGGGATGCCTATCCAACTCAGTGGATCTGGTTACGGGGACTGATCTGCTAGAGCCTTTCAAAAGTTTCGCCCAGCTCTGTCCAGTTTCGGATCCTAGGGGTTGGAGTGCCCGTGGGAGTGGTCGTGACTGTGACCATGGCCATGGGAGGATTGATCTCCTGTAAGCTTCAACAGAGGGGCCGGTTTCGGCAGCGCATGGGGATCCTCACCGGGTTGAGCCACCTGGATGTCAAGCCCCGGATGTCGGAGAGCCCGGATACTATGGGGGCAGGATCCCAATCGAGTCCATGAGCGGTCTACCCCCTGATACGATCAACTTGGTGCGCCAAAAGGCTGACCTCGCTGAGGTGGTAGCCGAAAAGGTGGTGCTGCGTAAGCAGGGTAAGAACTTTGTCGGGCTTTGCCCCTTCCACAACGACCGTAAGCCCAGTTTTCAGGTCAGCCCCAGCAAACAGATCTACAAATGTTTCTCCTGCGGTGCTGGGGGGGATGTGCTGCGTTTTGTCAGCCAGATGGAGCACCTCTCCTTTGCTGAGGCGGTGCGTAAGCTGGCCCAGCGCTATCATGTACACCTTCCTGAGGGATCCCTGCAACAGCGACAAGTCTATGAACGTAAGCTCTCTCACCAAGAAAAGCTGCTGGACATTTTGGCCATGGCCGCCGATTTTTATCAGCATGCCCTCAGATCCAGCTTGGGATCCGCTGCCCGCCGCTACCTACAAAACCGCCAACTCAGCGAAGTCACCCTGCAAAAATTTCAGGTTGGCTTTGCCCCTCCTGGCTGGCAGTCCCTTTATGAGTATTTGGTCAATCAAAAACGCCAACCGGTTCATCTTTTAGAAGAAGCAGGATTGTTGGTGGCCCGCCAACAGGGATCCGGCCATTACGATCGCTTTCGTCACCGGATTATGCTGCCCATCTTTGATTTACAAGGGCGGGTGATTGGTTTTGCAGGCAGAGCACTTGGAGAGGAACAGCCCAAATATCTCAATTCCCCAGAAACAGAACTGTTTAGTAAAAGCCAGGTGGTGTATGGCCTCAATTTTGCCCGTGATGCCATTGTTAAAGCCGATCAAGTGTTGATTGTTGAAGGCTATTTCGATGTCATAGCCCTGCATCAAGCTGGGATCCCTCAAGCTGTTGCCGCCATGGGTACGGCCCTCACCTCACAACAGATAAAAACCCTCCTGCGCTATACTGAATCAAAGCGATTAATTTTTAATTTTGATGGGGATCGGGCTGGGCTAAAAGCAGCTGAGCGAGCAATTGAGGCAATCGAAGAGCAGGCGCGGCGTGGCGAAGTGGAACTGCGCATTCTCACCATTCCCGACGGCAAAGATGCCGACGAATTTCTGCGGGATCATCCGGTTGGTGAGTTTCAAGCTCTGCTAAATCAAGCTCCCCTTTGGCTGGATTGGCAGATCGAACAGGTGCTCTCCGGTCGGGATCTTAGCCGGGCTAGCGATTTTCAACAAGCCCATCAAGCCTTTGTCCAATTGCTCGCCGGTTTGGGTGGACAATGGCGCTCTTTATATTTGCACAAAGTGGCGGAATTACTCAGCCGGGGCAATGGCCGCCTTAGTCGGGATTTGGAAGAAGAACTACGCCGAGGAGTACGGCAATATCGCTGGGCCAAACCGGAGCAACTTTCTCCGGCTAAGGGATCCAAGTTGTTGCAATCGGAATCCCATTTGCTACAGATTTTTCTGCATTTTTGTGAGTACCGCCGCGAAATTCGTGAGGCTTTGTTGGAGCGAGAACTGCAATTTAGCTTTCGTCCCCACCGGGATCTGTGGCAGCGGATTTTGGAGCTGGTGTATGGGCAACCAGAATTAGAAACCCAAGAAGAAGCTCTGCTCACGGCCTTGCGTACCATTTGTGCCCATGATGAACAACTGAACGAGCGGCTCAGCCATCTGCTCTGGTTGGATGAAAATACCCGCGTGGCCCTAATGCGCCCCCGGATCGTGGTGCGGGCAGCCATCGCCAATATGGAGCTGGAAATTCGCCAGAAACGCTACCGCTACTGGACACAACTGTGGGATCAAGCCTTTTCCGAAGGCAACACAACCCTAGCCGCCCAATATCAAGCTAGCATTCAGCAGGAATACCAGGCGATTCAAACGCTGCAACGGGATGTGCAACTGAGCGTAGAAGACATGCTAGAGACGCCACTAACTGAAGATTTACTTTGATTGTCGATTTAATCCATGAGTTTAATCTATGAGTTGGAAATCTTATCTGTTGCGGCTTGCTGTCTGGGGATTGCCCCTTCCTCTACTGGTTCTCAACGGCTGGGCACTGCTCCTTTTGCTTGATTACTTTCGCAGCATCTTTACCGTAGTAGTAGCAGCAATTCTGCTAGCCTTTGTGCTGGACTATCCCGTACTTTGGATACAACACTGGCAGCGACAGCGATCGCGGGCTGTAATTCTGGTGCTTCTTCTGTTAGTTGTGGTGCTTAGTGTTTTGGGTGTTACCCTCATCCCTTTGCTTATTCAGCAGGGCAATGAGTTGGCGAAACGCCTACCCGAGTGGATTGCCTCTGGCAGCCAACAACTCAACAGTTTCCAGACTTGGGCAGCATCACGTCAGTTGCCAATAGATGTTAGCCATTGGACTATCGAGCTTGAAAACCAGGTGGCTGGCCAACTGCAGATGGCCACTGGGAGAGTGGCCAGCACACTCAGCAGTGCCATTGACGGTGTAATCAACATCATGCTTACCCTATTGCTAACTTTTTACCTACTGCTGCACGGTCAAACCCTTTGGGACAATGTGTTTCAGGTTCTACCGGTTCATCTGTCCAGACGGCTACGGCAAAGCTTAAAGCAAAACTTTCACAATTACTTTGTTGGTCAAGTCACAGTGGCATTATGTATGGCAGTAGCGATGGCGATCGCATTTGTAATTATTCGTGTGCCCTTTGGATTGGTCTTTGGCTTAAGCATTGGCATGATGGCACTATTTCCATTTGGGGCAGCGTTAGGCATTGTCATTGTTAGCTTTCTAACTGGACTCAATACGATTTGGCTAGGAGTTAGAGTGCTGCTGGTCGCTACAGCAATCGACCAGATTATTGAAAACGGCTTGGCTCCCCAACTGCTTGGAGGCTTCACAGGACTGAGTCCAATATGGATTTTAATCTCACTGTTGGTGGGAGCTAAGGTAGCTGGACTACTGGGGCTAATCGTGGCAGTACCTATTGCCGGATCAATTCGCGATACCTTAGTTGCGCTGATACCACCATCCAACCTATCAATGACAACCATGACTGATCCCAGAACATTAAACCCCTTGGATCATTGATAAAGCCGAATGAAATCTTTGCGTCGAGATGACATGAAAACAAATACTGATTGAAGTTATCTCAATAGCTGGATCTTATCCATATCTATCCATATCCAGATCTAGCCAACCCCACGTAACTTGGGCATCACTTGCATGGAGTATGTTAGACTCATTTTTGTTCTTAGTCTGTTTTTGTATTCTTAGCTTTATCGAACTGCATACCTAATATATATGTAATTGTAGACAAATAATGATTCTGATAGGTTATGATGATTGGATTTAAGCATAGGCAGAACCCAAATTTAGAGCAAGCTGCCATATATGTAGTGTCTGGGCTGATTGCCCTAGCTGGGTTAATCAATCTATGGTCGGCAGTTACCCCAAGTGTACCTGAGCGATTGGCTTGGTTGGACGGTATTTTTCCAGTTGAGTTACGAGCTGGTGCTCATCTCTTTGCTGCTTTGAGTGGATTTTTTTTGTTGATGATAGCTGCAAATCTACTGCGCCGCAAGCGACTGGCCTGGGGGTTGGCAGTGGGTCTATTAATCATGTCGATTGTGAGCAACTTGCTCAAAGGGCTGGATTATGAAGAAGGGCTATTGTCCTTCGGCTTGTTGGTGGTGTTAGTGGTATTGCAGCCTCTTTACACAGCTCAGTCTGACCGACCATCCTTAATTCAGGGATTTTGGGCGTTAGCTGGGGCGCTACTGTTCACGCTGGCGTATGGCACCTTAGGTTTTTGGGCTCTTGATCGCAATTATGCCAGGTCGTTTAGTCTGCCGGAGGCACTGGGCCAAACCCTGGCCATGTTTTTTTTGGCCGACAATGCTGGCTTGCAGCCCACTAACCGCTTTGGACGATATTTTGCCGACTCAATCTACATAGTGGGATCGGTAACCCTGTTGTATGCGGGGTGGATGCTATTTCGTCCAGTAATTCTTCGCGGTGGAGCCAGTGAGCTGGAGCGACAGCAGGCTAAGGCGATTGTGGAGCAGCATGGCCGCTCTTCGTTGGCTCGGTTTGCACTGTTAGAGGACAAATCCTATTACTTTACTCCGTCAGGACAATCAGTTGTTGCCTATGTAGCCAAGGGGCGAGGAGCGATTGCGCTAGGGGATCCGATCGGCCCAACTGAGGATCGGCCAGCAGCGATTGAGGGTTTCCGAGACTTTTGTGCCAAAAATGACTGGCATCCTGCCTTTTATCAAACCCTGCCTGATGATCTAGATCTGTATCAAAGTCTCGGCTTTCATATTTTGAAAGTGGGGGAAGAAGCTACAGTTGACCTGCATACTTTCACTCTGGAGGGTAAAGCTGGACGTAGTCTCCGCTCCGTGATGAATAAATTCATCAAGCTGAACTACCGAGTTGAGTACTATACACCACCGATTAGAGATGAGCTACTAGATGAGCTAAAGGTCATCAGTGACGACTGGTTAGAGCAAATGCAGGGGGCTGAAAAAAAGTTTTCCTTAGGTTGGTTTGATCATGAATATTTACAGGAATGCAATATCGCTGTGGTCAAAAATGCCCAGGATGTTCCTATCGCCTTTGCCAACCTAATTCCTGAATATCAGCACAATGAAGCCACCATTGACCTGATGCGTCATCGGCGCGATGCCGAGCGGGGAACCATGGATTTCTTATTTATTTCGCTGATTCAGCATTGCAAAGACCAGGGTTACGACAGCTTTAATCTGGGTTTAGTGGTTTTGTCTGGAGTTGGTGAATCTGTTACTGCATCGCGTCTCGAAAAGGTTTTGCACTATCTCTATCAGCACCTTGATGAATTCTACAGTGCGCAGGGACTGCGGGCCTACAAGGACAAGTTTCATCCCAATTGGGAGCCTCGCTACTTAGTGTATGAACATCTAGCTGATCTACCTGATGTAGTGATTGCTTTGGTTAGAGCTGATTCGGGTGATCGCCTACAGGACTATTTTGGGGCACAATTTTTTAGTATGGTGCTGACGCAGAGCCTGAAATGGGCATCTCAAGTTGCTCCAATTGTGCTGAGCCTGGGATTGTTTGTTCTCTCTGTCTGGGTGATCACAAATGAGCTGAGACACCACAGGCTCGGCGATGTTCTCAACAATATGGCAGCCATTCCGATCTGGACACTTGTGGGGGCAGTTGTACTAACAATCCTCAACTATGTTTTTCTGACCGGCTACGACACGCTGGCTACCCGCCTTGTGGGTTGTCCGCTTCCCTACCCTAAAACTGCTCTGGTCGCGGTGATTAGCTATGCCATCAGCAACAGCATCGGCCTATCACTGCTGAGTGGCAGTGCTATTCGTTACCGCTTCTACAGTAACTGGGGGTTTAGCCCTGGCCAAATTGGCCAGATTATTGCCTTTTGTAATCTGAGTTTCT
This is a stretch of genomic DNA from Synechococcus sp. Nb3U1. It encodes these proteins:
- a CDS encoding TolC family protein; translated protein: MVMQDVAKARVQLHPQHRPRQGSRLACSTPWSLLFGLVSIAPALAQPDPSATSSNPAASPAAFTLPDSREIVTPPLPPSLSVPPDAALPAAPVLEGSLTAEELVVPQSPLEVRIERTEGLSLQEALDIAIAQNPAIQQAELAVQRAEAGIAQAEAAYTPTLSSSANYQYSDAPSPGGGPSRESHSLSASVVRVEYTAFDSGLRDQNLKLAQEALRIAQLQLQQTLQTIKQSVANAYYDLQSSDARVAISQAAIESSEATLRDAQARERAGLGTRFEILQAETEVANNRQTLLAAQNTQQLNRRRLAELLNFPNPTDVVASDRVEPMGEWDLSLEETIVAAFAQRQELEIQRQQLEQAQSRVRLAQASNGPRIGLFATLDAANDFNASRDSFDVGYSAGANFSFTWFDGGEAEAQARQAQIDGQVAVSNFVGSRNEIQRGVEEAFLTLSSSREQIDSAKVAIASAEESLRLARLRVQAGVGTQTEVINAETALTTARGNLSNAVIAYNRALVQLRRAIGTL
- a CDS encoding glutaredoxin family protein; protein product: MSPSWPPLILYSKPGCHLCEGLADKLRQIPEIPSLEIRDITTNSTWWERYQLAIPVLSLAGDPEQPLPQPSPRLTVIQLRTWLQKHLSQASN
- a CDS encoding carbon-nitrogen hydrolase family protein — translated: MRPYLAAAIQMTSIPDLASNLQQAEEWIDFAVRQGCELVTLPENFAFMGPEAEKTRLAQEISERAEAFLGKMAQRYQVFVLGGGYPVPDRQGRVYNTAALYDPDGRELARYRKIHLFDVNLPDGNTYRESSTVVSGDELVTCEQEPLGNLGLSVCYDVRFPELYRSLVDRGAQILLIPAAFTAYTGRDHWQILLQCRAIENTCYVIAPAQVGNHYERRQCHGHAMILDPWGAILADAGGEKPGAAIAAIDPERLQSVRRQMPSLQHRRLACAVTR
- a CDS encoding DUF2839 domain-containing protein — protein: MGEAKRRKNRDPQDPDQELVFPQLKDIPLTKGQARTIYDWTTRGAWAGIILLAIFWVVVRFVGPTFGWWHLVG
- a CDS encoding copper resistance CopC family protein, giving the protein MSYLSYFSKSVLKRLRLPGASGILCLLLWLIGIQPSFAHASLLSTFPPDGAVLQEAPAQVRLQFNESVQITQLQVLDTTGQALELENLLTTGDGPQADLSEEIPEGIYIVSWQAISADSHPVSGSFVFQVGESDPEALQALLAARAQVRDPLRLR
- the dnaG gene encoding DNA primase, whose translation is MSGLPPDTINLVRQKADLAEVVAEKVVLRKQGKNFVGLCPFHNDRKPSFQVSPSKQIYKCFSCGAGGDVLRFVSQMEHLSFAEAVRKLAQRYHVHLPEGSLQQRQVYERKLSHQEKLLDILAMAADFYQHALRSSLGSAARRYLQNRQLSEVTLQKFQVGFAPPGWQSLYEYLVNQKRQPVHLLEEAGLLVARQQGSGHYDRFRHRIMLPIFDLQGRVIGFAGRALGEEQPKYLNSPETELFSKSQVVYGLNFARDAIVKADQVLIVEGYFDVIALHQAGIPQAVAAMGTALTSQQIKTLLRYTESKRLIFNFDGDRAGLKAAERAIEAIEEQARRGEVELRILTIPDGKDADEFLRDHPVGEFQALLNQAPLWLDWQIEQVLSGRDLSRASDFQQAHQAFVQLLAGLGGQWRSLYLHKVAELLSRGNGRLSRDLEEELRRGVRQYRWAKPEQLSPAKGSKLLQSESHLLQIFLHFCEYRREIREALLERELQFSFRPHRDLWQRILELVYGQPELETQEEALLTALRTICAHDEQLNERLSHLLWLDENTRVALMRPRIVVRAAIANMELEIRQKRYRYWTQLWDQAFSEGNTTLAAQYQASIQQEYQAIQTLQRDVQLSVEDMLETPLTEDLL
- a CDS encoding AI-2E family transporter, with the protein product MSWKSYLLRLAVWGLPLPLLVLNGWALLLLLDYFRSIFTVVVAAILLAFVLDYPVLWIQHWQRQRSRAVILVLLLLVVVLSVLGVTLIPLLIQQGNELAKRLPEWIASGSQQLNSFQTWAASRQLPIDVSHWTIELENQVAGQLQMATGRVASTLSSAIDGVINIMLTLLLTFYLLLHGQTLWDNVFQVLPVHLSRRLRQSLKQNFHNYFVGQVTVALCMAVAMAIAFVIIRVPFGLVFGLSIGMMALFPFGAALGIVIVSFLTGLNTIWLGVRVLLVATAIDQIIENGLAPQLLGGFTGLSPIWILISLLVGAKVAGLLGLIVAVPIAGSIRDTLVALIPPSNLSMTTMTDPRTLNPLDH
- a CDS encoding phosphatidylglycerol lysyltransferase domain-containing protein, encoding MMIGFKHRQNPNLEQAAIYVVSGLIALAGLINLWSAVTPSVPERLAWLDGIFPVELRAGAHLFAALSGFFLLMIAANLLRRKRLAWGLAVGLLIMSIVSNLLKGLDYEEGLLSFGLLVVLVVLQPLYTAQSDRPSLIQGFWALAGALLFTLAYGTLGFWALDRNYARSFSLPEALGQTLAMFFLADNAGLQPTNRFGRYFADSIYIVGSVTLLYAGWMLFRPVILRGGASELERQQAKAIVEQHGRSSLARFALLEDKSYYFTPSGQSVVAYVAKGRGAIALGDPIGPTEDRPAAIEGFRDFCAKNDWHPAFYQTLPDDLDLYQSLGFHILKVGEEATVDLHTFTLEGKAGRSLRSVMNKFIKLNYRVEYYTPPIRDELLDELKVISDDWLEQMQGAEKKFSLGWFDHEYLQECNIAVVKNAQDVPIAFANLIPEYQHNEATIDLMRHRRDAERGTMDFLFISLIQHCKDQGYDSFNLGLVVLSGVGESVTASRLEKVLHYLYQHLDEFYSAQGLRAYKDKFHPNWEPRYLVYEHLADLPDVVIALVRADSGDRLQDYFGAQFFSMVLTQSLKWASQVAPIVLSLGLFVLSVWVITNELRHHRLGDVLNNMAAIPIWTLVGAVVLTILNYVFLTGYDTLATRLVGCPLPYPKTALVAVISYAISNSIGLSLLSGSAIRYRFYSNWGFSPGQIGQIIAFCNLSFWVGLFAVGGVVFSVEPLSVPGVLHLPFSGVHPLGILFLAIIFTYLLLSSRSRRRIKLGGWVLPHIPLKLSLGQVVVTSCDWALAAGALYLLLPDHPNLTYFIFFGNYLLAQIAGIVSNVPGGLGVFETVFILLLSPPIASEQILGALLVYRTIYYFLPFLVSISLLVLWEQRKLRSVSKLQS